In Arachis stenosperma cultivar V10309 chromosome 1, arast.V10309.gnm1.PFL2, whole genome shotgun sequence, one DNA window encodes the following:
- the LOC130939942 gene encoding pentatricopeptide repeat-containing protein At4g22760 isoform X2 gives MVGAPKLITLLKKCSTLKQAKEIHAHILINGLFHLEQLLIHHILLWNVTNYKTLARYVHLVLHRMRNPDSFSWGCMIRFFSQNGQFMEAISLYVQMQRIGLCPTSHAMSSALKSCAKTALLDLYSKIGDVGTARKLFDEMSDRNVVSWNSMLSGYLKAGNLGKAQEFFEEIPKKDVISWNSMVSGYAKSGDMDSAYSLFQQMPERNLASWNTMIGGYVDCGSIVSAREFFNAMPMRNNVSWITLIAGYSKSGDVESARKLFDKMNKKDLLLYNAMIACYAQNSRPKEALELFSEMIKPESYVNPDKMTLASAISACSQLADLEYWCWIELHMSDFGIVLDDHLITSLIDLYAKCGSIDRAYELFHGLKQRDLIAYSAMIYGCGINGRSSDAIKLYEQMLEDCIRPNLVIYTGLLTAYNHAGLVKEGYQCFNSMKENGVVPSLDHYGIMVDLLGRAGWLNEAYNLITNMPMQPNASVWGALLLACRVHNNVELGEIAVQHCIKLESDVAGYCSLLSSIYAAVGKWDDAKKFRMSEEGKITKVPGCSWKI, from the exons ATGGTGGGAGCTCCCAAATTAATAACCTTATTGAAAAAGTGTTCAACTCTAAAACAAGCAAAAGAGATCCATGCTCACATACTGATCAATGGACTTTTCCATCTTGAACAACTCCTCATCCATCACATTCTTCTCTGGAATGTAACCAACTACAAAACACTGGCACGCTATGTCCACCTTGTTCTGCACCGTATGCGCAACCCTGATTCCTTCTCATGGGGATGTATGATTCGCTTCTTCTCTCAAAACGGTCAATTCATGGAAGCAATTTCTCTCTATGTTCAAATGCAGAGGATTGGCTTGTGTCCAACTTCACATGCTATGTCCTCTGCGCTTAAGTCATGTGCTAAG ACAGCCCTTCTTGACTTGTACTCGAAAATCGGTGATGTGGGGACTGCACGCAAactgtttgatgaaatgtctgaCAGAAATGTGGTTTCTTGGAACTCTATGCTGTCTGGGTATCTGAAAGCTGGTAACTTAGGCAAGGCTCAGGAATTTTTTGAAGAGATTCCTAAGAAAGATGTTATATCTTGGAATTCTATGGTCTCAGGATATGCCAAATCCGGAGATATGGATTCGGCCTATTCTTTGTTTCAACAAATGCCAGAGAGAAACTTGGCCTCCTGGAACACAATGATCGGTGGTTATGTTGACTGTGGAAGCATAGTGTCAGCAAGAGAATTTTTCAATGCAATGCCGATGCGAAACAATGTGTCTTGGATAACATTGATTGCTGGTTATTCAAAGAGTGGGGATGTTGAGTCTGCTCGAAAGCTCTTTGATAAGATGAATAAAAAGGATTTGCTTTTGTATAATGCTATGATAGCCTGTTATGCTCAAAACAGTAGACCCAAGGAGGCCCTTGAACTTTTCAGTGAGATGATTAAACCAGAAAGCTATGTGAATCCAGATAAGATGACTTTGGCCAGTGCCATATCAGCATGTTCACAATTGGCGGATCTAGAATATTGGTGTTGGATTGAGTTACACATGAGTGACTTTGGAATTGTATTGGATGATCACTTGATTACTTCTTTAATTGACTTGTATGCGAAGTGTGGAAGCATCGACCGGGCATATGAGCTATTTCATGGTCTGAAACAGAGGGATTTGATTGCATACTCTGCAATGATCTACGGATGTGGAATCAATGGAAGGTCATCTGATGCAATCAAGTTATATGAACAGATGCTTGAGGACTGTATTCGGCCGAATCTAGTGATTTACACTGGACTCCTTACTGCTTATAATCATGCCGGTTTGGTCAAAGAAGGTTACCAGTGCTTTAACTCCATGAAAGAAAATGGAGTTGTGCCTTCACTTGATCATTATGGAATCATGGTTGATCTATTAGGGAGAGCAGGATGGTTGAATGAAGCTTATAATCTTATAACAAACATGCCAATGCAACCAAATGCTAGTGTTTGGGGAGCTCTTCTTCTTGCATGCAGAGTACATAACAATGTGGAGCTTGGGGAAATAGCTGTTCAGCACTGCATTAAGCTGGAAAGTGATGTAGCTGGTTATTGTTCTCTCCTTTCTAGCATATATGCTGCTGTTGGAAAATGGGATGATGCCAAGAAGTTTAGAATGAGTGAGGAAGGAAAGATCACCAAGGTACCTGGTTGTAGTTGGAAAATCTAA
- the LOC130939942 gene encoding pentatricopeptide repeat-containing protein At4g22760 isoform X1, whose protein sequence is MVGAPKLITLLKKCSTLKQAKEIHAHILINGLFHLEQLLIHHILLWNVTNYKTLARYVHLVLHRMRNPDSFSWGCMIRFFSQNGQFMEAISLYVQMQRIGLCPTSHAMSSALKSCAKVQDGFHGVSIHGQVHVLGFNACVYVQTALLDLYSKIGDVGTARKLFDEMSDRNVVSWNSMLSGYLKAGNLGKAQEFFEEIPKKDVISWNSMVSGYAKSGDMDSAYSLFQQMPERNLASWNTMIGGYVDCGSIVSAREFFNAMPMRNNVSWITLIAGYSKSGDVESARKLFDKMNKKDLLLYNAMIACYAQNSRPKEALELFSEMIKPESYVNPDKMTLASAISACSQLADLEYWCWIELHMSDFGIVLDDHLITSLIDLYAKCGSIDRAYELFHGLKQRDLIAYSAMIYGCGINGRSSDAIKLYEQMLEDCIRPNLVIYTGLLTAYNHAGLVKEGYQCFNSMKENGVVPSLDHYGIMVDLLGRAGWLNEAYNLITNMPMQPNASVWGALLLACRVHNNVELGEIAVQHCIKLESDVAGYCSLLSSIYAAVGKWDDAKKFRMSEEGKITKVPGCSWKI, encoded by the coding sequence ATGGTGGGAGCTCCCAAATTAATAACCTTATTGAAAAAGTGTTCAACTCTAAAACAAGCAAAAGAGATCCATGCTCACATACTGATCAATGGACTTTTCCATCTTGAACAACTCCTCATCCATCACATTCTTCTCTGGAATGTAACCAACTACAAAACACTGGCACGCTATGTCCACCTTGTTCTGCACCGTATGCGCAACCCTGATTCCTTCTCATGGGGATGTATGATTCGCTTCTTCTCTCAAAACGGTCAATTCATGGAAGCAATTTCTCTCTATGTTCAAATGCAGAGGATTGGCTTGTGTCCAACTTCACATGCTATGTCCTCTGCGCTTAAGTCATGTGCTAAGGTTCAGGATGGGTTTCATGGTGTATCAATTCATGGACAGGTTCATGTTCTTGGGTTTAATGCTTGTGTTTATGTGCAGACAGCCCTTCTTGACTTGTACTCGAAAATCGGTGATGTGGGGACTGCACGCAAactgtttgatgaaatgtctgaCAGAAATGTGGTTTCTTGGAACTCTATGCTGTCTGGGTATCTGAAAGCTGGTAACTTAGGCAAGGCTCAGGAATTTTTTGAAGAGATTCCTAAGAAAGATGTTATATCTTGGAATTCTATGGTCTCAGGATATGCCAAATCCGGAGATATGGATTCGGCCTATTCTTTGTTTCAACAAATGCCAGAGAGAAACTTGGCCTCCTGGAACACAATGATCGGTGGTTATGTTGACTGTGGAAGCATAGTGTCAGCAAGAGAATTTTTCAATGCAATGCCGATGCGAAACAATGTGTCTTGGATAACATTGATTGCTGGTTATTCAAAGAGTGGGGATGTTGAGTCTGCTCGAAAGCTCTTTGATAAGATGAATAAAAAGGATTTGCTTTTGTATAATGCTATGATAGCCTGTTATGCTCAAAACAGTAGACCCAAGGAGGCCCTTGAACTTTTCAGTGAGATGATTAAACCAGAAAGCTATGTGAATCCAGATAAGATGACTTTGGCCAGTGCCATATCAGCATGTTCACAATTGGCGGATCTAGAATATTGGTGTTGGATTGAGTTACACATGAGTGACTTTGGAATTGTATTGGATGATCACTTGATTACTTCTTTAATTGACTTGTATGCGAAGTGTGGAAGCATCGACCGGGCATATGAGCTATTTCATGGTCTGAAACAGAGGGATTTGATTGCATACTCTGCAATGATCTACGGATGTGGAATCAATGGAAGGTCATCTGATGCAATCAAGTTATATGAACAGATGCTTGAGGACTGTATTCGGCCGAATCTAGTGATTTACACTGGACTCCTTACTGCTTATAATCATGCCGGTTTGGTCAAAGAAGGTTACCAGTGCTTTAACTCCATGAAAGAAAATGGAGTTGTGCCTTCACTTGATCATTATGGAATCATGGTTGATCTATTAGGGAGAGCAGGATGGTTGAATGAAGCTTATAATCTTATAACAAACATGCCAATGCAACCAAATGCTAGTGTTTGGGGAGCTCTTCTTCTTGCATGCAGAGTACATAACAATGTGGAGCTTGGGGAAATAGCTGTTCAGCACTGCATTAAGCTGGAAAGTGATGTAGCTGGTTATTGTTCTCTCCTTTCTAGCATATATGCTGCTGTTGGAAAATGGGATGATGCCAAGAAGTTTAGAATGAGTGAGGAAGGAAAGATCACCAAGGTACCTGGTTGTAGTTGGAAAATCTAA
- the LOC130962490 gene encoding monothiol glutaredoxin-S2-like — MDRVTKLVSERPVVIFSRSTCCMCHTIKTLFCDFGVNPAVHELDEIQRGRDIEQALSRLGCNPSVPAVFIGGELVGGTNEVMSLHLNRSLIPMLKKAGALWV, encoded by the coding sequence ATGGATAGAGTGACAAAGTTGGTTTCAGAGAGGCCAGTGGTGATATTTAGTAGGAGTACATGCTGCATGTGCCACACCATCAAGACACTGTTCTGTGATTTTGGTGTTAACCCAGCGGTTCATGAGTTGGATGAGATACAAagaggaagagacatagagcaAGCTCTTTCAAGGCTTGGTTGCAACCCTTCTGTGCCTGCAGTTTTCATTGGTGGTGAGCTTGTTGGTGGAACCAATGAAGTCATGAGCCTTCACCTTAACCGATCCTTGATCCCTATGCTCAAGAAAGCTGGTGCTCTTTGGGTTTga